The proteins below come from a single Agelaius phoeniceus isolate bAgePho1 chromosome 22, bAgePho1.hap1, whole genome shotgun sequence genomic window:
- the SRSF4 gene encoding serine/arginine-rich splicing factor 4 yields the protein MPRVYIGRLSYQARERDVERFFKGYGKILEVDLKNGYGFVEFDDLRDADDAVYELNGKDLCGERVIVEHARGPRRDSSYGSGRSGYGYRRSGRDKYGPPTRTEYRLIVENLSSRCSWQDLKDYMRQAGEVTYADAHKGRKNEGVIEFKSYSDMKRALEKLDGTEVNGRRIRLMEDRPGSRRRRSYSRSRSHSRSRSRSRHSHKSRSRSASSSRSKSRSRSRSVSHSRSKSRSRSKSRSRGQKEKSRTPSKEDKSRSRSRSAEKSRNKSKDKSEGILHNSNEKAKSRSHSKEKSRSRSGSKERGEAKESMRSRSKEKSKSKDREKSISKGRSRSKSRDESRSRSHSKDKRKSRKRSRDDSRSRSRSHSKSEKSKRRSKRDSKGSSKKRRKDSHERSRSGSKEKEQLKSESDKKEVKGEGEDAVSRSRSRSISKFKPNIKSDSRSRSKSDSKPRSRSKSRSRSASRSHSRSRSRSRSRS from the exons atGCCGCGGGTCTACATCGGCCGCCTCAGTTACCAGGCCCGGGAGCGCGACGTGGAGCGCTTCTTCAAGGGCTACGGCAAGATCCTCGAGGTGGATCTCAAGAACGG GTATGGCTTTGTGGAGTTCGATGATCTGCGAGATGCCGACGATGCTGTTTATGAGCTGAATGGGAAAGATCTGTGTGGGGAGAGAGTGATCGTGGAGCATGCCCGGGGCCCACGCCGGGACAGCAGTTACGGTTCTGGACGCA GTGGATATGGTTATAGAAGAAGCGGAAGAGATAAGTACGGTCCCCCGACCCGTACAGAATACAGATTGATTGTGGAAAATTTGTCAAGCCGCTGCAGTTGGCAGGATCTGAAG GATTATATGCGTCAGGCAGGGGAAGTGACATATGCAGATGcacacaaaggaaggaaaaatgaaggTGTGATTGAGTTCAAATCCTATTCTGACATGAAAAGAGCCCTTGAAAAGCTGGATGGGACAGAAGTAAATGGCAGAAGGATTAGATTGATGGAAGACAGACCTGGATCGAGACGGCGCCGCTCTTACTCCAGAAGCCGAAGCCATTCAAG GTCTCGCTCTCGAAGCAGACACTCCCATAAGAGCCGGAGCCGCAGTGCCAGTAGCAGCCGCTCCAAAAGCAGATCCAGATCCAG GTCTGTGTCCCATTCCAGAAGCAAGAGCCGTAGTCGAAGCAAGAGCCGTAGCAGAGgccagaaagagaaaagcaggacTCCAAGTAAAGAGGATAAAAGTAGGAGCCGCAGCAGGAGTGCAGAGAAATCCCGAAACAAAAGCAAGGATAAATCTGAGGGCATTCTCCATAACAGCAATGAGAAAGCCAAGAGCAGGAGCCACAGCAAGgaaaagagcaggagcaggagtgggAGTAAGGAGAGGGGAGAGGCGAAGGAGAGCATGAGGAGCAGAAGCAAGGAGAAAAGTAAAAGCAAAGACAGGGAGAAGAGCATTAGCAAGGGTAGAAGCAGGAGCAAAAGCAGGGATGAGAGTAGGAGCAGGAGCCAcagcaaggataaaaggaaaagtaggaaaaggagcagggatGATAGCAGAAGTAGAAGCCGGAGCCACAGCAAGAGTGAGAAAAGCAAGAGGCGCAGCAAGCGagacagcaaaggcagcagcaagaagagaagaaaggacaGCCACGAGCGGTCCAGGTCAGGCTCCAaagaaaaggagcagctcaAATCTGAGTCGGACAAGAAGGAGGTGAAAGGCGAGGGGGAGGATGCAGTGTCCCGCTCCAGGTCTAGATCCATTTCCAAGTTCAAACCAAATATCAAATCAGATTCTCGTTCCAGGTCTAAATCTGATTCAAAGCCAAGGTCCCGGTCCAAGTCCAGGTCTAGGTCTGCCTCTCGGTCACACTCACGGTCGCGGTCAAGGTCCCGCTCCAGATCCTAA